A genomic segment from Pollutimonas thiosulfatoxidans encodes:
- a CDS encoding fumarylacetoacetate hydrolase family protein codes for MKLLRFVQNGKEGWAVCQPGRDSWHGTTEDAPAYIGSLDEVIKAGSHALQAAIDDMAAQDPIDLQAVRLLPPLSQPGKIICVGLNYHDHSMESGFEQPDYPTLFSRFSTSLTGHDEPIFHSSLSDTLDFEGELAVVIGKGGGNIARDQALDHVLAYSVFNDGSVREYQFKSPQWMMGKNFDRTGGFGPWLVTADELPAGASGLRLETRLNGVTVQSANTQDMVFDVASLIAILSEAITLEAGDLIVAGTPSGVGHARDPKLYMRPGDVCEVEIEGIGLLRNQIESRAAIQ; via the coding sequence ATGAAGCTGCTGCGTTTTGTTCAAAACGGAAAAGAGGGCTGGGCGGTGTGCCAGCCCGGGCGGGACAGTTGGCACGGCACCACCGAAGACGCGCCCGCTTACATCGGGTCTCTTGACGAGGTGATCAAGGCCGGCAGCCATGCGCTTCAAGCCGCCATTGACGACATGGCCGCGCAAGACCCCATCGATCTGCAAGCCGTACGTCTCTTGCCGCCCTTGAGCCAGCCGGGCAAGATCATTTGCGTCGGCCTCAACTACCATGACCACTCCATGGAAAGCGGGTTCGAGCAACCGGACTATCCCACCCTGTTTTCAAGGTTCAGCACCAGCCTGACGGGCCACGACGAGCCAATATTCCACTCCAGCCTTTCCGACACCCTGGACTTCGAGGGTGAACTGGCTGTGGTCATTGGTAAAGGCGGCGGCAACATCGCACGTGACCAGGCCCTGGACCATGTGCTGGCGTATTCGGTCTTTAACGATGGCAGCGTACGCGAGTACCAGTTCAAATCACCGCAATGGATGATGGGCAAGAATTTCGATCGCACCGGCGGCTTTGGCCCCTGGCTGGTGACCGCGGATGAGCTGCCGGCCGGCGCCAGCGGCCTGCGTCTGGAAACGCGGCTTAACGGCGTGACCGTACAGTCGGCCAACACACAAGACATGGTGTTCGACGTGGCATCGCTGATCGCGATCCTGAGCGAAGCCATCACGCTCGAGGCAGGCGACCTGATTGTGGCCGGCACGCCCTCGGGTGTAGGACATGCGCGCGACCCGAAGCTGTACATGAGGCCCGGAGACGTATGTGAAGTGGAAATTGAAGGCATAGGCTTGCTGCGCAACCAAATCGAAAGCCGCGCGGCAATCCAGTAA
- a CDS encoding transglycosylase SLT domain-containing protein, translating to MNCLRLFVLLLVAVLAGCATNQSQNPYAPSKKNYTAAETSRTIDLTHPPRDMWDRIRRGFAIPNLNSELTERWTQYYASHPESVLLMSQRAGKYLYYIVDELDRRGLPTELALLPFVESAYNPTAYSHAKASGLWQFIPSTGRHYNLQQDWWRDQRRDPIASTHAALEYLAYLYDFQGDWYLALASYNWGEGSVKRAMEKKVKAGIPADYASIDMPQETRNYVPKLQAIKNIIADPQRYGITLPPVSNTPYFTTVNKKRDMDVEVAAQLAEMPLDEFKSLNASYNRPIILAEHNPVLLLPTNRVDIFNTNLQAYKGRLSSWDTYHSKHGESYAAIAKKHGISLGQFRAVNGISKRQSRAVAQTLLVPAKGSPPGIMLAAYTEPSADALKQPKSGKSKDVVVLKRAANVRTHTVRSGDTLFSLAKRYNTSVNELRRLNNMKGDSLAKGKRLRVPGTSIRG from the coding sequence ATGAACTGCCTACGACTATTCGTTCTGCTTCTCGTAGCAGTACTGGCCGGCTGCGCCACCAATCAATCGCAAAACCCCTACGCCCCATCCAAGAAAAACTATACGGCGGCCGAGACTTCACGCACCATCGATCTTACCCACCCGCCGCGCGATATGTGGGACCGCATCCGACGCGGGTTTGCCATTCCCAACCTTAATAGTGAGTTGACCGAGCGCTGGACCCAATACTACGCCTCGCACCCCGAGTCGGTCCTGTTGATGAGCCAGCGTGCGGGCAAGTATCTGTATTACATCGTCGACGAACTTGACCGCCGCGGCCTGCCCACCGAACTGGCGTTACTGCCTTTCGTGGAAAGCGCCTATAACCCGACCGCGTACTCACATGCCAAGGCGTCGGGGCTATGGCAGTTCATCCCCAGCACCGGCCGGCATTACAACCTGCAGCAGGACTGGTGGCGCGATCAACGCCGCGACCCCATCGCTTCTACCCATGCCGCGCTGGAGTACCTGGCCTACCTATACGACTTCCAGGGCGATTGGTATTTGGCCCTGGCCTCCTATAACTGGGGCGAGGGCTCGGTGAAGCGGGCGATGGAAAAAAAGGTCAAGGCGGGCATCCCGGCCGACTACGCCTCTATCGATATGCCGCAGGAAACGCGCAACTACGTGCCCAAGCTGCAGGCAATCAAGAACATTATTGCCGACCCGCAACGCTACGGCATCACCCTGCCGCCGGTCAGCAACACGCCTTACTTCACGACAGTAAACAAGAAGCGCGACATGGACGTCGAGGTGGCCGCGCAACTGGCCGAGATGCCATTGGACGAATTCAAGTCGCTTAACGCTTCATACAATCGGCCGATTATTCTGGCCGAGCACAATCCCGTTCTGCTGCTGCCCACCAACCGCGTCGACATCTTCAACACCAATCTTCAGGCTTATAAAGGGCGGCTAAGCTCCTGGGATACCTACCACAGCAAGCATGGCGAATCGTACGCCGCCATAGCCAAGAAGCACGGCATCAGCCTGGGGCAGTTCCGGGCCGTCAACGGCATAAGCAAGCGTCAAAGCCGGGCCGTCGCCCAGACACTGTTGGTACCCGCCAAGGGCAGCCCACCCGGGATCATGCTGGCCGCCTACACCGAACCATCGGCCGACGCCCTGAAGCAGCCCAAATCCGGCAAGAGCAAGGATGTGGTCGTGCTGAAGCGGGCTGCCAACGTGCGTACGCATACCGTACGCAGCGGCGACACGCTGTTCTCGCTGGCCAAACGCTACAACACCTCCGTTAACGAATTGCGCAGGCTGAACAACATGAAAGGCGACAGCCTTGCCAAGGGCAAACGCCTGCGCGTACCGGGCACCAGCATCCGCGGCTAG
- the fabI gene encoding enoyl-ACP reductase FabI, whose product MGFLTGRRILVTGVLSNRSIAYGIAAACKKQGAELAFTYVGERFKERVEGYASEFGSNIVLPCDVAEDEQIEGAITTLQTHWDGLDGLVHAIGFAPREAIAGDFLEGMSREGFRIAHDISAYSFAAMAKAALPMLKGRNSSVLTLTYLGAEKVVPNYNTMGLAKASLEASVRYLAASLGPMGIRANGISAGPIKTLAASGIKDFGSILKYVEANAPLRRNVTIEDVGNVAAFLMSELAAGVTGEITHVDGGFSTIVPGMQ is encoded by the coding sequence ATGGGTTTCCTGACTGGTCGTCGCATCCTGGTAACAGGTGTGCTGTCTAACCGTTCTATCGCTTACGGCATTGCCGCGGCCTGCAAGAAACAAGGCGCCGAACTTGCCTTCACCTATGTGGGCGAACGCTTCAAAGAGCGGGTCGAGGGCTATGCCAGCGAATTCGGCAGCAACATTGTGCTTCCTTGCGATGTGGCCGAAGACGAGCAGATCGAGGGCGCCATCACGACGCTACAGACGCATTGGGATGGCCTGGATGGTCTGGTGCACGCCATTGGTTTTGCGCCGCGCGAAGCCATTGCCGGCGACTTCCTCGAAGGCATGAGCCGCGAGGGTTTCCGCATCGCCCACGACATCTCGGCCTACAGCTTTGCCGCCATGGCCAAGGCCGCACTGCCTATGCTAAAGGGGCGCAACAGCTCGGTGCTGACTCTGACCTATCTGGGCGCAGAAAAAGTCGTCCCCAACTACAACACCATGGGACTGGCCAAGGCGTCGCTTGAAGCCAGCGTGCGCTATCTGGCCGCATCGCTGGGCCCCATGGGCATACGCGCCAACGGCATTTCCGCAGGACCGATCAAAACCCTGGCGGCCAGCGGCATCAAGGACTTCGGCTCCATACTCAAGTATGTGGAAGCCAATGCCCCGCTGCGCCGCAATGTCACCATTGAAGATGTAGGTAACGTTGCAGCCTTTCTCATGTCCGAGCTTGCTGCTGGCGTTACGGGCGAGATCACCCACGTGGATGGTGGGTTCTCCACCATCGTGCCGGGCATGCAATAA
- the gloB gene encoding hydroxyacylglutathione hydrolase — protein MKDTRLIPVPAFSDNYIWLVCKNGRAVVVDPGQAAPVQQILDRENLTLDAILLTHHHADHVGGVLALQQRTGAVVYGPASEKLPACDHALKEGDTVQLPTVGLQLQVLDVPGHTAGHIAYYGQFATGKPLVFCGDTLFSGGCGRLFEGTPAQMLNSLSKLGALSPDTLVCCAHEYTLSNLRWALQVEPDNLALQQRWQQASDLRAQDQPTLPSTLETELATNPFLRTTDSTVAQAASRYAQHPLDTRVDVFAALREWKNNF, from the coding sequence ATGAAAGACACCCGACTTATTCCCGTGCCCGCGTTCTCGGACAACTACATCTGGTTGGTATGCAAAAACGGGCGCGCGGTTGTCGTGGACCCCGGTCAAGCCGCCCCAGTCCAGCAAATACTCGACCGCGAAAACCTTACGCTGGATGCCATTTTACTGACGCACCACCATGCCGACCATGTGGGCGGGGTGTTGGCATTACAACAGCGAACAGGGGCCGTCGTCTATGGCCCCGCCTCCGAAAAACTGCCCGCCTGCGACCACGCGCTGAAAGAAGGCGATACGGTACAATTGCCGACCGTCGGCCTGCAGCTGCAAGTGCTGGATGTGCCCGGCCATACGGCCGGCCATATTGCCTACTACGGGCAGTTTGCTACAGGAAAACCCCTAGTTTTCTGCGGAGACACCCTATTTTCGGGCGGTTGCGGACGTCTTTTCGAAGGCACGCCAGCCCAGATGTTGAATTCTCTGAGTAAACTTGGAGCCTTGTCGCCCGACACCCTGGTGTGTTGTGCGCACGAGTACACATTGTCCAATCTACGTTGGGCGCTACAGGTAGAGCCGGACAACCTGGCCTTGCAGCAACGGTGGCAACAGGCCAGCGACCTTAGGGCGCAAGACCAGCCGACGCTGCCGTCCACACTGGAAACAGAGTTGGCTACCAACCCGTTTCTACGGACCACAGATAGCACCGTGGCCCAGGCCGCAAGCCGGTATGCGCAACACCCCCTGGACACCAGGGTAGATGTATTTGCCGCCTTACGAGAATGGAAGAACAACTTTTAA
- a CDS encoding TRAP transporter substrate-binding protein, producing the protein MKIKKILTMTVIAAAFGLSTFSAGAQDIKERTARFGHGMADDHPAGLAAKQFAQELNKATDGKMKISVIANQALGPDPQMLGALQGGIQEFYTGSALAMLGQVKELGFQDVPFLFQSEAEAHAVFDGPVGDYLNAKLSAVGIHVLGWWENGFRHITNSRRAVNTLEDLKGLKLRTQPNPLTLDAFKALGANASPLAWSELFVALETKAFDGQENPVVLMYTQRFYEVQNHMTLSGHVYSPLIFAVSKKFWDSLSPQEQALMNTAAKNATQFQRQHTAAEVDVALQKMKEHGVAVTQFSEADLQKIRDLVPPAIEPHLAKIGPEFMNLVYTEIDATRAAK; encoded by the coding sequence ATGAAAATCAAGAAAATCCTGACCATGACGGTCATCGCAGCAGCCTTCGGGCTGTCCACATTCAGCGCTGGCGCACAAGACATCAAAGAGCGAACGGCGCGCTTTGGCCATGGCATGGCTGATGACCACCCCGCCGGCCTTGCCGCAAAGCAATTTGCCCAAGAGCTGAACAAAGCCACGGACGGCAAGATGAAGATCTCGGTCATTGCCAACCAGGCGCTGGGCCCCGATCCGCAGATGCTGGGTGCCCTGCAAGGCGGCATCCAAGAGTTCTACACCGGCAGCGCATTGGCCATGCTCGGTCAGGTTAAAGAACTGGGCTTCCAGGACGTACCCTTTCTGTTCCAGTCAGAGGCCGAAGCGCATGCGGTGTTCGACGGCCCCGTGGGCGACTACCTGAATGCCAAGCTAAGCGCTGTCGGCATACACGTGCTGGGCTGGTGGGAAAACGGCTTTCGCCACATCACTAACTCGCGCCGTGCCGTCAACACGCTGGAAGACCTGAAAGGCCTGAAGTTGCGCACCCAACCCAACCCGCTGACCCTGGATGCCTTCAAGGCACTGGGGGCCAACGCTTCGCCGCTGGCCTGGTCCGAATTGTTCGTGGCACTGGAAACCAAAGCGTTCGACGGCCAGGAGAACCCTGTCGTACTGATGTACACGCAGCGATTCTACGAGGTACAGAACCACATGACCCTGTCCGGCCACGTGTACTCACCGCTGATCTTCGCGGTATCAAAGAAGTTCTGGGATAGCCTCTCGCCCCAGGAGCAGGCGCTGATGAATACGGCAGCCAAAAACGCCACACAGTTCCAACGCCAGCACACCGCTGCCGAAGTTGACGTCGCGCTGCAGAAAATGAAAGAGCATGGCGTTGCTGTCACGCAGTTTTCAGAAGCCGACCTGCAAAAGATCCGCGACCTCGTGCCGCCCGCCATCGAGCCGCATCTGGCCAAGATCGGGCCGGAGTTCATGAATCTCGTGTACACCGAGATCGACGCAACCCGCGCCGCCAAATAA
- a CDS encoding GntR family transcriptional regulator, translating into MNDTTNKLTQADTVCHIVRSEILDGTLLPGAKLNIKALEARIGVSLGAIREALSRLSAEGMVVAEARRGYRVATVSKEELLDLTKTRVEIESLCLAQAMQYGDVEWESRIVAAVHRMERLQDTSDAVEPRSTLPWNEAHAEFHEALVSACRSEWLLRLRLLLYRQSERYRLLSVPLGTDHRDVRQEHQILVDAVLRRDEKAALEQLEVHFFATTKIILRSPLLAEADTDR; encoded by the coding sequence ATGAACGACACCACCAACAAGCTCACGCAGGCGGATACGGTCTGCCATATCGTCCGGTCCGAAATACTGGACGGCACGCTGTTGCCGGGCGCGAAGCTGAATATCAAGGCGCTGGAAGCCCGTATAGGAGTCAGCCTGGGAGCCATACGGGAAGCCCTGTCGCGCCTAAGCGCCGAGGGGATGGTGGTGGCGGAGGCCCGCCGCGGTTACCGCGTGGCCACTGTCAGCAAGGAAGAGCTGCTGGACCTGACCAAGACGCGCGTCGAGATAGAATCGCTTTGCCTGGCCCAGGCCATGCAATACGGCGATGTAGAGTGGGAAAGCCGTATCGTGGCCGCCGTACACCGCATGGAGCGCCTGCAAGACACCTCGGATGCGGTCGAGCCGCGTTCTACGCTACCCTGGAATGAAGCGCACGCCGAGTTCCACGAGGCCCTGGTCAGCGCATGCCGCAGCGAGTGGTTGCTGCGATTGCGCCTATTGCTGTACAGGCAAAGCGAGCGCTACCGGCTGTTATCGGTGCCGTTGGGTACTGACCATCGCGATGTCCGGCAAGAGCACCAGATACTGGTCGATGCTGTGTTGCGCCGCGACGAAAAGGCTGCGCTGGAGCAACTGGAAGTTCATTTTTTTGCGACCACCAAGATAATCCTGCGTTCGCCTTTGCTGGCTGAAGCCGACACCGACCGCTAG
- a CDS encoding metal-dependent hydrolase, whose product MDSVTQAVLGAGIQGAMLGRFHGRKALAAGVLLATLPDLDVLIDYGNPVAGMINHRGFSHSLFVLSALAVLLTLLWRWWRPTAAYSAGRLFLTLWLVLITHPLLDAFTSYGTQLWWPFTPTPTSGSSIFIIDPFFTVPLLCMVVAAAIVGIRPRAEVALRWALAYCAIYLALSVAAKLAIEGRVHEALTQDGTRVVAMFSTPEPFNILLWRVVARTDDDHYVEAISSLLDTEPPERIRQPLNTHLAAVALPDSALLAGLQWFTDNWLRYDEVDGTLVVSDLRMGLGAGYYSFRFAMATRSGPDGAWQAITPSYWAHDRGTEHLKAIMRRIWQQTPPLPLAQWLQDAM is encoded by the coding sequence ATGGATTCCGTCACACAAGCGGTGCTGGGCGCCGGAATCCAGGGTGCAATGCTGGGCCGCTTCCATGGTCGCAAGGCCCTGGCGGCCGGAGTCCTGTTGGCCACGCTGCCCGATCTGGATGTACTGATCGACTACGGCAACCCGGTGGCCGGCATGATCAATCATCGCGGGTTCTCGCACTCCTTGTTTGTGCTCAGTGCGCTGGCTGTCTTGCTTACCCTGTTGTGGCGGTGGTGGCGGCCCACCGCAGCCTATAGCGCAGGCCGATTGTTCCTTACCTTGTGGCTGGTGCTGATCACCCACCCGCTGCTGGATGCCTTCACCAGCTATGGCACCCAACTGTGGTGGCCCTTTACGCCCACTCCGACCAGCGGATCGAGCATCTTCATCATCGATCCCTTCTTCACCGTGCCACTGCTGTGCATGGTAGTCGCGGCAGCCATCGTGGGCATTCGTCCGCGCGCCGAAGTGGCGCTGCGCTGGGCGCTGGCTTACTGCGCTATCTATCTGGCCCTTTCGGTAGCGGCAAAGCTGGCGATAGAAGGGCGCGTGCATGAAGCATTGACGCAGGATGGCACACGGGTAGTGGCCATGTTTTCCACGCCCGAACCCTTCAACATCCTGCTATGGCGCGTCGTCGCACGCACTGACGATGATCATTACGTAGAAGCTATTAGCAGTCTGCTCGATACCGAGCCCCCGGAACGCATCCGGCAGCCACTGAATACGCACTTGGCTGCTGTGGCGCTGCCGGATTCTGCACTATTGGCCGGCTTGCAATGGTTTACCGACAACTGGCTGCGTTATGACGAGGTCGATGGCACGCTGGTGGTCAGCGACCTGCGCATGGGATTGGGTGCTGGATACTATTCCTTCCGTTTCGCCATGGCGACCCGCAGCGGGCCGGACGGTGCGTGGCAGGCCATCACGCCTTCGTACTGGGCTCACGACCGCGGCACCGAACACCTTAAGGCTATCATGCGGCGCATATGGCAACAAACACCGCCGCTGCCGCTCGCCCAATGGCTGCAAGATGCCATGTAA
- a CDS encoding I78 family peptidase inhibitor codes for MTWKLMPGALVVLVALTGCAANTTSTSSSPDTAASGNSQVCNAEQAESAVGQAVSPALVEKYRKQANAESARALRPNDVITMEYNPQRLNLKVDEQDIVISVNCS; via the coding sequence ATGACATGGAAACTGATGCCAGGCGCGCTCGTCGTGCTGGTTGCCCTGACCGGCTGCGCCGCCAATACGACCAGCACGTCTTCCAGCCCTGATACCGCAGCATCCGGCAATAGCCAAGTGTGTAACGCCGAACAGGCAGAATCGGCGGTCGGCCAGGCGGTCAGCCCGGCTCTGGTCGAGAAATACCGCAAGCAGGCCAATGCTGAAAGCGCTCGCGCCCTGCGCCCCAACGATGTCATCACCATGGAATACAACCCGCAGCGCTTGAACCTGAAAGTGGACGAACAAGACATCGTCATCAGCGTCAATTGCAGCTAG
- the trhO gene encoding oxygen-dependent tRNA uridine(34) hydroxylase TrhO — protein MSQFLIAALYKFVALPDYQDLQQPLFDFCESQQVKGTLLLAQEGINGTIAGSNAGVAAVLAYLRSDPRLAQLEHKESWAETMPFYRMKVKLKREIVTMGVPDLQPDTMAGTYVPPEKWNALVDDPQVVVVDVRNDYEVSIGSFQGAVNPNTTSFSEFPQWVQEQSVEGGVLAGGAKVAMFCTGGIRCEKSTAYLRSQGFDQVYHLQGGILKYLETVPAEESRWDGECFVFDERVSVQHGLEPGSYALCRACRLPLSAEDKASEHYVEGVSCPHCHDQHTDEQKQRFMERQKQVELARARRQRHIGVRMK, from the coding sequence ATGTCTCAATTTCTTATTGCAGCGCTTTACAAGTTTGTAGCGCTACCCGACTATCAAGATCTGCAGCAACCGCTGTTCGATTTCTGCGAAAGCCAGCAGGTAAAAGGCACCTTGCTGCTTGCTCAGGAAGGCATCAACGGCACCATCGCAGGCAGCAACGCCGGCGTTGCGGCAGTGTTGGCGTACCTGCGCAGCGACCCCCGATTGGCTCAACTGGAGCACAAGGAATCGTGGGCCGAAACCATGCCGTTCTACCGGATGAAGGTCAAGCTGAAACGCGAGATCGTCACCATGGGCGTGCCCGACTTGCAGCCCGACACCATGGCCGGCACCTACGTGCCGCCGGAAAAATGGAACGCCCTGGTGGACGATCCGCAGGTCGTGGTGGTTGATGTGCGCAACGACTACGAAGTGTCTATCGGTTCGTTCCAGGGGGCGGTCAACCCTAACACCACCAGTTTTTCCGAGTTCCCCCAGTGGGTGCAGGAACAGTCCGTCGAGGGTGGCGTGCTGGCCGGTGGCGCCAAGGTGGCCATGTTCTGCACCGGCGGCATCCGCTGCGAGAAATCCACTGCCTACTTGCGATCGCAAGGCTTTGACCAGGTCTACCACCTGCAGGGCGGCATCCTGAAGTACCTGGAGACCGTGCCGGCCGAGGAAAGCCGTTGGGATGGCGAATGTTTCGTCTTCGACGAGCGCGTGTCGGTGCAGCATGGGCTGGAGCCCGGCAGCTATGCACTGTGCCGTGCCTGTCGGCTGCCGCTCAGCGCGGAGGACAAGGCGTCCGAGCATTACGTCGAAGGCGTTAGTTGCCCGCACTGCCACGATCAGCACACGGACGAACAGAAGCAACGTTTCATGGAGCGCCAGAAGCAGGTCGAGCTTGCGCGTGCCCGTCGCCAGCGCCATATCGGCGTACGCATGAAGTAA
- a CDS encoding class I SAM-dependent methyltransferase, whose amino-acid sequence MTMPGYRTKLESIAIAGVKNLVIRSLLDRQQFHDPQGVALRRGINSATWPLFGMIWPSGIQLATRLASRPVCANERILEIGCGLGLASLVAQHRGARITASDCHPLAETFLDENARLNDLPLLRYKYGQWGSQAVADPEDDTAVLASQYDLIIGSDLLYDRDMPKDLAQFIDRHAAPQAEVWLVDPNRGHRPAFNRHMATHGFVLAADERLNDQPPEAASADPYKGRLLVYHRKAQGFGN is encoded by the coding sequence ATGACGATGCCGGGCTATCGAACCAAGCTCGAGAGTATCGCCATAGCGGGCGTCAAGAATCTCGTAATCCGCTCTTTGCTGGACCGCCAGCAATTTCATGATCCGCAAGGTGTCGCGCTACGTCGCGGCATCAACTCGGCCACCTGGCCATTGTTCGGCATGATCTGGCCGTCGGGCATTCAGTTGGCAACTCGACTGGCCTCGCGCCCGGTATGTGCCAACGAACGCATTTTGGAAATCGGCTGCGGCCTGGGGCTGGCCAGCCTGGTGGCCCAACATCGCGGCGCGCGTATTACCGCCAGCGATTGCCACCCACTTGCTGAAACCTTCCTGGACGAGAACGCCCGCCTGAACGACTTGCCGCTGCTGCGCTACAAGTACGGCCAGTGGGGCAGCCAGGCCGTTGCAGACCCGGAAGACGACACCGCCGTGCTAGCCAGCCAATACGACTTGATCATAGGCAGCGACCTGCTGTATGACCGCGACATGCCCAAAGACCTGGCGCAGTTCATCGACCGTCATGCTGCCCCACAGGCAGAAGTGTGGCTGGTGGATCCAAATCGCGGACATCGCCCTGCGTTCAACCGGCATATGGCCACGCATGGCTTTGTGCTTGCGGCGGATGAAAGACTAAATGACCAGCCGCCCGAAGCTGCCTCGGCCGATCCCTACAAGGGACGCCTGCTGGTTTATCACCGTAAGGCCCAAGGTTTCGGCAACTGA
- a CDS encoding MFS transporter, giving the protein MPQHNRNTSPTRPAASPALVIFALAIGAFAIGTTEFATMSLLPYFAKDLGIDAPTAGHAISAYALGVVVGAPVLTVLAARMARRTLLLWLMSMFALFNGLCAFAPSFESLLVLRFLSGLPHGAYFGIASLVAVSLVPLNKRNQAVGRMFLGLTVATIIGVPFANWLGHVVGWRWGFALVAVVGALAVALIALLAPRSPPAHGSSPLRELGALKHLQVWLTLAVGAIGFGGLFAVYTYLADALLLYTQVSPSTVPIVLAVFGIGMTIGNIVVPWFADKALIPTAAGLLLWSAAASALFTVTAGNVWAVSVTVFFIGMGGALGTVLQTRLMDVARNAQGLAAALNHSAFNFANALGPLLGGMAIARGYGWTSPGWVGSLLALGGLALLLVSIQVDRRSKTARPAR; this is encoded by the coding sequence ATGCCCCAGCACAACCGCAACACCTCCCCTACCCGCCCTGCCGCCTCCCCCGCTCTGGTGATCTTCGCCCTGGCCATCGGCGCCTTTGCGATCGGCACCACAGAGTTCGCCACGATGAGCCTGTTGCCCTACTTCGCGAAGGATCTGGGCATCGATGCACCTACCGCCGGCCATGCAATCAGCGCCTATGCCCTGGGAGTCGTCGTGGGCGCACCGGTGTTGACGGTGCTGGCAGCGCGGATGGCCCGGCGCACCCTGCTGCTGTGGCTGATGTCCATGTTTGCCTTGTTCAACGGCCTGTGCGCCTTCGCGCCCAGCTTTGAATCCTTGCTGGTGTTGCGCTTTCTTAGTGGCTTGCCGCATGGCGCCTATTTCGGCATCGCCTCGCTCGTTGCGGTATCGCTGGTGCCATTGAACAAGCGCAATCAAGCGGTGGGACGCATGTTCCTGGGCCTTACCGTCGCCACCATCATTGGCGTGCCCTTCGCCAATTGGCTGGGCCACGTGGTGGGATGGCGCTGGGGCTTCGCTCTGGTTGCCGTCGTTGGCGCACTGGCTGTGGCGTTGATTGCCTTGCTTGCCCCGCGCTCGCCGCCAGCGCATGGTTCCAGCCCCTTGCGCGAACTGGGCGCACTGAAGCATTTGCAAGTCTGGCTTACGCTGGCTGTCGGTGCGATTGGCTTTGGCGGACTGTTCGCGGTCTACACCTATCTGGCTGATGCCCTGCTGTTATACACACAGGTGTCGCCTTCTACCGTGCCGATCGTGCTGGCGGTATTTGGCATCGGCATGACGATAGGCAACATTGTGGTGCCCTGGTTTGCTGACAAGGCCTTGATACCGACGGCCGCCGGCTTGCTGCTGTGGAGCGCCGCCGCTTCGGCACTGTTTACGGTGACGGCCGGCAATGTGTGGGCGGTGTCCGTTACCGTCTTCTTTATTGGCATGGGCGGTGCCTTGGGCACCGTGTTGCAAACGCGGCTGATGGATGTGGCACGCAACGCGCAAGGGCTGGCCGCAGCGCTGAATCACTCGGCATTTAATTTTGCCAACGCCCTGGGGCCACTGCTGGGCGGAATGGCCATCGCCCGCGGCTACGGCTGGACCTCGCCGGGCTGGGTCGGCAGTTTGCTGGCTCTGGGTGGCCTGGCGCTGCTGCTGGTTTCCATCCAGGTGGATCGGCGCAGTAAAACGGCCCGTCCAGCGCGCTGA
- a CDS encoding glutathione S-transferase has product MVTVTASSRPTLYSFRRCPYAMRARLAIAISGLGCELREVVLRDKPDAMLQASPKGTVPVLIDIDGTVVDQSLDIMLWALGQSDPEGWLTPQQGDLPAMLNLIAQCDGPFKDKLDRYKYPQRYGAQSGADQRDQTVPWLLELEQRLQAGTWLCGKKRSLADMAIVPFVRQFAHTDIAWFDAQPWPSLRRWLADWQASALFARIMHKYPAWQEGDPPVLFPPAA; this is encoded by the coding sequence ATGGTCACTGTTACTGCTTCGTCCCGCCCCACACTCTATTCATTTCGTCGCTGCCCGTATGCGATGCGCGCCAGGCTCGCCATCGCAATAAGCGGGCTAGGCTGCGAACTACGCGAAGTCGTCCTGCGCGACAAGCCGGACGCGATGTTGCAAGCTTCGCCCAAAGGGACCGTGCCAGTGTTGATCGATATCGATGGCACGGTGGTTGATCAAAGCCTGGACATCATGCTTTGGGCACTTGGGCAGAGCGATCCCGAGGGGTGGCTGACGCCGCAGCAGGGCGATCTACCGGCCATGCTGAACCTCATCGCGCAATGCGACGGCCCGTTCAAAGACAAGCTCGACCGCTACAAGTATCCGCAACGCTACGGCGCACAAAGTGGCGCAGACCAAAGAGATCAGACGGTACCGTGGTTGCTGGAGCTGGAGCAGCGTTTGCAGGCCGGCACCTGGCTGTGTGGCAAAAAGCGCAGCCTGGCAGACATGGCGATAGTGCCGTTTGTGCGCCAGTTCGCGCACACCGATATTGCCTGGTTTGACGCCCAGCCTTGGCCGTCGTTGCGCCGCTGGTTGGCCGATTGGCAGGCCAGCGCCTTATTTGCGCGCATCATGCATAAGTACCCGGCATGGCAGGAAGGCGACCCGCCTGTCCTGTTTCCGCCGGCGGCTTAA